A window of Natrinema versiforme contains these coding sequences:
- a CDS encoding Vms1/Ankzf1 family peptidyl-tRNA hydrolase codes for MFDELLGRALLKDRIDELEDENERLQKRYEAESERRADAATARQDAEERINRLEDRIAQLEGELERVEEDETGLAVRRREQLRGARLESVIDRLTTFRTGPEGALTVGVDGEGVSESARAELEPVLGDRVALVDDAAPCLCCVDDAGLLTVTLEPPVVPDRDATWSDRFALEREWFLPTGRHAIALVRTDLFALGVYEGADRVDYRGFESDVKGSHSKGGFSQARFERIRDGQIDDHLERCREALAGYEPGGEAADTPLSLVGQRGIVDALVEESALEPTATAAVDATGDPKPALEDAVRSFWTTELRVL; via the coding sequence ATGTTCGACGAGTTGCTCGGCCGTGCATTGCTCAAGGACCGAATCGACGAACTCGAGGACGAAAACGAGCGGTTACAGAAGCGCTACGAGGCCGAATCCGAGCGCCGGGCCGACGCCGCGACCGCCAGACAGGACGCCGAGGAGCGGATCAACCGACTCGAGGATCGGATCGCCCAACTCGAGGGTGAACTCGAGCGGGTCGAAGAGGACGAAACCGGGCTCGCCGTCCGCCGCCGCGAGCAACTGCGGGGTGCCCGTCTCGAGTCGGTGATCGACCGGCTGACGACGTTTCGAACGGGCCCGGAAGGTGCACTGACCGTCGGCGTGGACGGCGAGGGCGTTTCCGAGTCCGCCCGCGCGGAACTGGAACCGGTCCTCGGCGATCGCGTCGCGCTCGTCGACGACGCCGCGCCGTGTCTGTGCTGCGTCGACGATGCGGGGCTGCTCACCGTGACACTCGAGCCCCCGGTCGTTCCCGACCGAGACGCGACGTGGAGCGACCGGTTCGCTCTCGAGCGCGAGTGGTTCCTCCCGACCGGCCGCCACGCGATCGCGCTCGTCCGGACCGACCTGTTCGCCCTCGGAGTCTACGAGGGCGCGGACCGCGTCGACTACCGCGGATTCGAGAGCGATGTCAAGGGCAGCCACTCGAAAGGCGGCTTCTCTCAGGCTCGATTCGAGCGGATTCGCGACGGCCAGATCGACGACCACCTCGAGCGCTGCCGGGAGGCCCTCGCCGGGTACGAACCCGGCGGCGAGGCCGCCGACACGCCGCTTTCTCTCGTCGGCCAGCGCGGCATCGTCGACGCGCTCGTCGAGGAATCGGCCCTCGAGCCGACCGCGACGGCCGCCGTCGACGCGACCGGCGACCCGAAGCCGGCGCTCGAGGACGCCGTTCGATCGTTCTGGACGACGGAGTTGCGGGTGTTGTAA
- a CDS encoding metalloregulator ArsR/SmtB family transcription factor, translated as MDSAALLDLLGNENRRRILRLLARKPCYVTEISEYLGVSPKAVIEHLRKLEEAGLIESRVDDQRRKYFHIARNVRLEVNVSPYGFASKSAYPANSSFDITTCRHLTLDVSWDDAGDLDDQLAALEDLERLENELSLAQRWVQGRLCDVLDSISENVGAGPESRIYADLLASVRSEPKSVGELSEDIDAPREVVAELLEVMADNGVVRRTERGWELTMNG; from the coding sequence ATGGACTCCGCCGCGTTGTTGGATTTACTCGGGAACGAAAACCGGAGACGGATCCTTCGGTTGCTCGCCCGCAAACCCTGTTATGTCACCGAAATCTCGGAATACCTCGGCGTGAGTCCCAAGGCGGTTATCGAGCACTTGCGGAAACTCGAGGAAGCGGGCCTGATCGAGAGCCGCGTCGACGATCAGCGACGAAAGTACTTCCACATCGCCCGGAACGTCCGCCTCGAGGTGAACGTCTCGCCGTACGGGTTCGCGAGCAAGAGCGCCTATCCGGCGAACAGTAGCTTCGATATCACGACCTGTCGCCACCTCACGCTCGACGTGTCCTGGGACGACGCCGGTGATCTCGATGACCAACTCGCCGCCCTCGAAGACCTCGAGCGGCTCGAAAACGAACTCTCCTTGGCCCAGCGGTGGGTGCAGGGCCGGCTCTGTGACGTGCTCGATTCAATTTCCGAGAACGTCGGCGCTGGCCCGGAGAGTCGGATCTACGCCGACCTGCTCGCGAGCGTGCGCTCGGAGCCGAAATCCGTCGGCGAACTCAGCGAGGACATCGACGCGCCCCGCGAGGTCGTCGCCGAGTTGCTCGAGGTGATGGCCGACAACGGCGTCGTTCGGCGAACCGAGCGCGGCTGGGAACTGACGATGAACGGGTGA
- the ppsA gene encoding phosphoenolpyruvate synthase, whose product MAVLWLDEISAGDLEKVGGKGASLGELTGAGLPVPPGFVVTAGTYRAFIEDAEIDEELFEAVDVDVDDSSALADAADRAQELILETPFPEELREEILASYSEVGDGEAFVAVRSSATAEDLPDASFAGQQETFLNVTEEDLLDRVRECWASLFTQRAIYYRQEQGFDHSAVNIAVVVQQMVDAEKSGVMFTSHPSTGDPTMIIEAAWGLGEAVVSGAVSPDNYVIDREDRSMDVTIAEKKVKHEKDEATGQTVEREVPEDKRTQRVVSGDEIDALMDLGERVEDHYGEPQDVEWAIVDGEVYMLQSRPITTIDESSSDAADAVDAEGGDPAKGLTDGSGSVQAAEGGSADTADASGSGEVIVDGLGSSPGTVSGPAKIVTKLDDLAKVGEGDIIVTEMTMPDMVPAMKRASGIITDEGGMTSHAAIVSRELGVPAIVGTTNATTVLEDGQVVTLDGDKGSVLEGSAVEPDEETEPVEEVRPQSPVKPMTATEVKVNVSIPEAAERAAATGADGVGLLRTEHMILSLNQTPEKFIDENGPDAYTKELIDGIRGVADEFYPRPVRVRTLDAPTDEFRQLEGGEDEPNEHNPMLGYRGIRRSLDRPDVFAHELEAFRRLYEMGYDNVEIMLPLVNDAEDIYRAKECMKEAGIDPEKRKWGAMIETPAAALSVEELAEAGIDFASFGTNDLTQYTLAVDRNNEHVADRFDELHPAVLRLIGDVIETCREHDVDTSICGQAGSKPEMVQFLANEGITSISANIDAVRDVQHEVKRVEQKLLLDSVR is encoded by the coding sequence ATGGCTGTACTCTGGCTGGACGAGATCAGTGCCGGCGACCTCGAGAAGGTCGGCGGTAAAGGTGCCTCCTTGGGCGAGCTCACGGGCGCGGGGCTGCCCGTTCCACCGGGATTCGTCGTGACTGCCGGGACCTATCGAGCGTTTATCGAAGACGCCGAAATCGACGAGGAGCTGTTCGAGGCCGTCGACGTCGACGTCGACGACTCGAGTGCGCTGGCCGATGCTGCCGACCGCGCACAGGAACTCATCCTCGAGACGCCGTTCCCCGAGGAGCTTCGCGAGGAGATCCTCGCGAGCTACAGCGAGGTCGGCGACGGCGAGGCGTTCGTCGCGGTTCGGTCCTCTGCGACGGCCGAGGACCTGCCCGACGCCTCCTTCGCGGGCCAGCAGGAGACGTTCCTCAACGTCACCGAGGAGGACCTGCTGGACCGTGTCCGGGAGTGTTGGGCCTCGCTGTTCACTCAGCGGGCGATCTACTACCGACAGGAGCAAGGGTTCGACCACTCCGCGGTGAACATCGCGGTCGTCGTCCAGCAGATGGTCGACGCCGAAAAGTCGGGCGTGATGTTTACGAGCCACCCCTCGACGGGCGATCCGACGATGATCATCGAGGCCGCGTGGGGGCTCGGCGAGGCCGTCGTCTCCGGCGCCGTCTCGCCTGACAACTACGTCATCGATCGCGAAGACCGGTCGATGGACGTCACCATCGCCGAGAAGAAAGTCAAACACGAGAAAGACGAGGCGACCGGGCAGACCGTCGAGCGCGAGGTCCCCGAGGACAAACGGACCCAACGGGTCGTCTCCGGCGACGAGATCGACGCCCTCATGGACCTCGGCGAGCGCGTCGAGGACCACTACGGCGAGCCCCAAGACGTCGAGTGGGCCATCGTCGACGGCGAGGTCTACATGCTCCAGTCCCGGCCGATCACGACGATCGACGAGAGCAGCAGCGACGCCGCCGACGCCGTCGACGCCGAAGGCGGCGACCCCGCGAAGGGACTTACCGACGGCAGCGGCAGCGTTCAAGCCGCCGAGGGCGGCAGCGCCGATACCGCCGACGCGAGCGGCTCCGGCGAGGTCATCGTCGACGGACTGGGCTCGAGCCCCGGCACGGTAAGCGGGCCGGCGAAGATCGTCACGAAACTCGACGATCTGGCCAAAGTTGGCGAGGGCGACATTATCGTCACCGAGATGACGATGCCCGATATGGTCCCCGCGATGAAGCGGGCCTCGGGGATCATCACCGACGAGGGCGGCATGACCAGCCACGCCGCTATCGTCTCCCGCGAACTCGGCGTCCCCGCTATCGTCGGCACCACCAACGCCACCACCGTCCTCGAGGACGGACAGGTTGTCACCCTCGACGGCGACAAGGGTTCCGTGCTCGAGGGGTCGGCGGTCGAACCCGACGAGGAGACCGAACCCGTCGAGGAAGTCCGCCCGCAGTCGCCGGTCAAGCCGATGACCGCGACCGAGGTCAAGGTCAACGTCTCGATTCCGGAAGCGGCCGAACGCGCGGCCGCGACAGGGGCCGACGGCGTCGGCCTGCTCCGGACCGAGCACATGATCCTCTCGCTGAACCAGACCCCCGAGAAGTTCATCGACGAAAACGGTCCGGACGCCTACACCAAGGAACTCATCGACGGCATCCGCGGTGTCGCCGACGAGTTCTATCCCCGTCCTGTCCGCGTGCGCACCCTCGATGCACCCACCGACGAGTTCCGCCAACTCGAGGGCGGCGAGGACGAGCCCAACGAGCACAATCCGATGCTGGGCTACCGTGGCATCCGCCGGTCGCTCGATCGACCCGATGTCTTCGCCCACGAACTCGAGGCGTTCCGGCGGCTCTACGAGATGGGCTACGATAACGTCGAGATCATGCTGCCGCTGGTCAACGACGCCGAGGACATCTATCGGGCCAAGGAGTGCATGAAGGAGGCCGGCATCGATCCCGAGAAGCGCAAGTGGGGCGCGATGATCGAGACGCCCGCGGCCGCGCTCTCGGTCGAAGAGTTAGCCGAGGCCGGCATCGACTTCGCCTCCTTCGGTACCAACGATTTGACCCAGTACACGCTCGCGGTCGACCGCAACAACGAGCACGTCGCCGACCGCTTCGACGAACTCCACCCCGCCGTGTTGCGCCTGATCGGTGACGTCATCGAAACCTGCCGCGAACACGATGTCGACACCAGTATCTGCGGACAGGCCGGTTCCAAGCCCGAGATGGTCCAGTTCCTCGCCAACGAGGGCATCACGTCGATCTCGGCGAATATCGACGCCGTCCGCGACGTCCAACACGAGGTCAAACGCGTCGAACAGAAGCTCCTGCTCGACTCGGTTCGCTAA
- a CDS encoding SRPBCC family protein: protein MDRILLSTLAHRSPEEVFPYVRSFTDYPRYTDHLKEVRVDGDGGAGSVYDLELAWWKLSYTARSRVTDISAPESLTWELVNDLDARGQWRVEPEPESAPAHAETASRIYFEARYDPHSANEDAISLPRFVSLDWVVKKVEPKLLGEARSVVERLVADIEGRPRDVELTVHEMP, encoded by the coding sequence GTGGACAGAATTCTCCTCAGCACGCTCGCCCACCGGTCGCCGGAGGAGGTTTTCCCGTACGTGCGATCCTTTACCGACTACCCGCGGTACACGGACCACCTCAAGGAGGTTCGAGTCGACGGGGACGGCGGAGCCGGCTCCGTCTACGACCTCGAGTTGGCGTGGTGGAAGCTGAGCTACACCGCTCGCTCGAGAGTGACCGATATCTCGGCCCCCGAATCGCTCACGTGGGAACTGGTCAACGACCTCGACGCCCGCGGCCAGTGGCGCGTCGAACCGGAGCCGGAATCCGCGCCGGCCCACGCGGAGACGGCCAGTCGGATCTACTTCGAGGCGCGCTACGATCCCCACTCGGCGAACGAAGACGCCATCTCGCTCCCGCGGTTCGTCTCGCTCGACTGGGTTGTCAAGAAGGTCGAACCCAAACTGCTCGGCGAGGCCCGATCCGTCGTCGAACGGCTCGTCGCGGACATCGAGGGGCGGCCGCGGGACGTGGAATTGACGGTTCACGAGATGCCGTAG
- the yqeC gene encoding selenium cofactor biosynthesis protein YqeC — translation MDVVEALEARRDMTCFVGAGGKKTTMATLASVLERAVVTATVRIPIFDDWVERVAVTDDPVAAVEGTADWPLGVVPEREREDRYLGYDRATVDALADLDVPVLAKADGARMRRFKAPNEREPQLPSSAKTVVPIASAHVVGEPLTEERVHRVDRVAALTGLEPGDEIRPADVATVLASDRGGRKDVPDGATVIPLLNMVDDEALAATARRVAAEIHERADVPRVVLAEMRADRPLVDIV, via the coding sequence ATGGACGTTGTCGAGGCCCTCGAGGCGCGGCGCGATATGACCTGTTTTGTCGGGGCTGGCGGCAAGAAGACGACGATGGCGACGCTCGCGTCGGTCCTCGAGCGCGCGGTCGTCACCGCCACCGTTCGCATTCCCATCTTCGACGACTGGGTCGAGCGGGTCGCGGTCACGGACGACCCGGTCGCGGCCGTCGAGGGGACCGCCGACTGGCCGCTCGGCGTCGTTCCGGAGCGGGAACGCGAGGACCGCTATCTGGGGTACGACCGCGCGACGGTCGATGCCCTCGCCGACCTCGACGTGCCCGTGCTCGCCAAAGCCGACGGCGCGCGGATGCGGCGGTTCAAAGCCCCGAACGAGCGGGAGCCACAACTGCCCTCGAGTGCGAAGACGGTCGTTCCGATCGCGAGCGCGCACGTCGTCGGAGAGCCGCTGACCGAAGAGCGAGTGCACCGGGTCGATCGGGTCGCGGCCCTGACCGGGCTGGAGCCGGGCGACGAGATCCGGCCGGCCGACGTGGCGACCGTCCTCGCCAGCGATCGCGGCGGCCGCAAGGACGTTCCGGACGGCGCGACGGTGATCCCGCTCCTCAACATGGTTGACGACGAGGCGCTCGCGGCGACCGCGCGGCGGGTCGCCGCCGAGATCCACGAGCGGGCGGACGTTCCGCGGGTCGTCCTCGCGGAGATGCGCGCCGACCGCCCGCTCGTGGACATCGTTTAG
- a CDS encoding NAD(P)/FAD-dependent oxidoreductase, with protein MRDVCIVGGGVAGLAASIFTARAGLDTLVVDGGESILARNASLENYPGFPDGIDARRYLQLTREQARNAGVEFELGRVTRAEPVVESDLEEGFVLETDGGEPLDARRLIAASWSDSDYLVPLDVGRTKRGSKHFVNVDNGGRTAVDGVYAAGRVADEPHQTIVAAGHGAKVGLAVVHDSDANFYHDWVAPEGYFTGRGREVPPGCEEIDAEERRKRDEQARETMLEAFAEPLDEEPTMHPSVEQD; from the coding sequence ATGCGAGACGTCTGTATCGTCGGCGGCGGCGTCGCCGGCCTCGCCGCATCGATCTTCACCGCCCGCGCCGGACTGGACACCCTCGTCGTCGACGGCGGGGAATCCATCCTTGCGCGCAACGCCAGCCTCGAGAACTATCCCGGCTTCCCGGACGGGATCGACGCCCGCCGGTACTTACAACTGACCCGCGAACAGGCCCGGAACGCGGGCGTCGAGTTCGAACTCGGCCGCGTGACGCGCGCCGAACCGGTCGTCGAGAGCGATCTCGAGGAGGGCTTCGTCCTCGAGACCGATGGCGGGGAACCCCTCGACGCCCGACGGCTCATCGCGGCCTCGTGGTCGGACAGCGACTACCTCGTCCCGCTGGATGTCGGTCGAACCAAACGCGGGAGCAAACACTTCGTCAACGTCGATAACGGCGGGCGGACGGCCGTCGACGGCGTCTACGCCGCAGGCCGGGTCGCGGACGAGCCCCACCAGACCATCGTCGCCGCCGGTCACGGCGCGAAGGTCGGCCTCGCGGTCGTCCACGATTCGGACGCGAACTTCTACCACGACTGGGTCGCCCCCGAGGGCTACTTCACCGGTCGCGGCCGCGAGGTGCCGCCCGGCTGTGAAGAGATCGATGCCGAGGAACGGCGAAAGCGCGACGAGCAGGCGAGAGAGACGATGCTCGAGGCGTTCGCGGAGCCGCTCGACGAGGAGCCGACGATGCATCCGAGCGTCGAGCAGGACTGA
- a CDS encoding DUF456 domain-containing protein: protein MSDRSDEVTESRDRDPAATDDLLEETDRLLSGSGGGTGDASPGPAEPSDASGSDPLQDLSTGIDRGPETEPEPAGETDAGSSRSWLAPLTSRLSLGQYFSPKEYLALVLVLGAGLVAGDTVLPFAGRVIGMFGVAFTVGLLASKRRYLEVSVAGVSVGGVAAILNNAVLTAVGSGQTIVAVGATVGLLASVVGYYFGRDFRDGLARDID from the coding sequence ATGAGCGACCGTTCAGACGAGGTGACCGAGAGTCGGGACCGAGACCCGGCCGCCACCGACGACCTCCTCGAGGAGACGGATCGACTGCTCTCCGGGTCGGGCGGCGGTACCGGCGACGCGTCGCCCGGGCCCGCGGAGCCGTCGGATGCGTCCGGCAGTGACCCCCTGCAGGACCTGTCTACCGGAATCGACCGCGGGCCGGAGACCGAGCCCGAACCCGCCGGCGAGACCGACGCCGGCTCGTCGCGCTCGTGGCTCGCCCCGCTCACGTCGCGGCTCTCGCTCGGGCAGTATTTCTCGCCGAAGGAGTATCTCGCGCTGGTGCTCGTCCTCGGTGCCGGCCTGGTGGCCGGCGATACCGTGCTCCCGTTCGCCGGTCGCGTGATCGGCATGTTCGGCGTCGCGTTCACCGTCGGCCTGCTCGCGTCGAAACGGCGCTACCTCGAGGTGAGCGTCGCCGGCGTCTCGGTCGGCGGCGTCGCCGCGATCCTCAACAACGCCGTCCTCACGGCTGTCGGTTCCGGACAAACGATCGTCGCGGTCGGCGCGACCGTCGGCCTCCTCGCGTCCGTCGTGGGATACTACTTCGGCCGCGACTTCCGCGACGGTCTTGCGCGGGATATCGACTGA
- a CDS encoding PhzF family phenazine biosynthesis protein: METIRVLQVDAFTDEPLTGNPAGVVPNADGLSDDQMQAIAAEMAVSETAFLRSSETADRRIRYFTPTQEVDLCGHATIGTFAHLHEEGLATGTTTLETNVGTLEIEVADDGTVWMTQDEPTIREIDVGYDRVADALGVDRAALEGASADIPLAVSSTGLPFLIAPITYLSDVGDAAPDMAAIEALTDAVDAAGVYLFTFDALEAESTVHGRMFAPGAGVPEDPVTGTASGAVGAYLDRFGAFDDDLPEELRLEQGHYVDRPGIVRVRLDDGVRVGGRGVTVLDGSLVVPEADEDEILEA, translated from the coding sequence ATGGAGACGATTCGGGTCTTGCAGGTCGACGCCTTCACCGACGAACCGCTCACCGGGAACCCGGCGGGGGTCGTGCCGAACGCGGACGGCCTCTCGGACGACCAGATGCAGGCGATCGCCGCCGAGATGGCCGTCAGCGAGACGGCCTTTCTCCGCTCGAGCGAGACCGCCGACCGACGGATTCGCTATTTCACGCCGACACAGGAGGTCGACCTCTGTGGCCACGCGACGATCGGCACCTTCGCACACCTCCACGAGGAGGGCCTCGCGACGGGAACGACGACCCTCGAGACGAACGTCGGGACGCTCGAGATCGAGGTCGCAGACGACGGCACGGTCTGGATGACACAGGACGAGCCGACGATCCGCGAGATCGACGTGGGCTACGATCGCGTCGCCGACGCACTCGGCGTCGATCGGGCCGCCCTCGAGGGCGCGAGCGCCGATATCCCGCTGGCGGTGTCCTCGACCGGTCTGCCGTTCCTGATCGCACCGATCACGTACCTCTCGGATGTCGGCGACGCAGCGCCCGATATGGCCGCGATCGAAGCCCTCACCGATGCGGTCGACGCCGCGGGCGTCTACCTCTTTACCTTCGACGCGCTCGAGGCCGAGTCGACGGTCCACGGCCGCATGTTCGCGCCGGGTGCCGGCGTCCCGGAGGACCCGGTCACCGGCACCGCGAGCGGGGCCGTCGGCGCGTACCTCGACCGCTTCGGCGCGTTCGACGACGACCTCCCCGAGGAACTTCGACTCGAGCAGGGCCACTACGTCGACCGGCCGGGGATCGTCCGGGTTCGCCTCGACGACGGGGTGCGGGTCGGCGGCCGTGGCGTGACCGTCCTCGACGGCTCTCTCGTCGTCCCCGAGGCCGACGAGGACGAGATTCTCGAGGCCTGA
- a CDS encoding DUF5802 family protein, whose product MFEVFSRSYYLGRLYVTPTDGDHALMHSEQHERINEAVYATGDGLERLDTPLVMKLESQHFPVHGAEDVPTNTLALPESMVEGSEIRNPPSLREVFLARRERARQLLEFTGGWRDSGDRPDEDLRNAGT is encoded by the coding sequence ATGTTCGAGGTGTTCTCGCGAAGCTATTATCTCGGACGTCTCTACGTGACCCCCACCGACGGGGATCACGCACTCATGCACAGCGAGCAACACGAGCGGATCAACGAGGCCGTGTACGCGACCGGCGACGGACTCGAGCGCCTCGACACCCCGCTGGTGATGAAACTCGAGTCACAGCACTTCCCGGTTCACGGGGCGGAAGATGTCCCGACGAATACGCTCGCACTGCCCGAATCGATGGTCGAAGGGTCCGAGATCAGGAACCCGCCCTCGCTCAGGGAGGTGTTTCTCGCCCGTCGAGAGCGCGCCCGGCAGTTGCTCGAGTTCACCGGCGGATGGCGGGACTCGGGTGACCGGCCCGACGAGGACCTGCGAAACGCCGGAACCTAG
- a CDS encoding aldehyde ferredoxin oxidoreductase family protein, with the protein MALATPDRLLRVDLSAESVERVPVPEPWLRRYVGGKGLGARYLYAELEAGTDPLGPANALLFMLGPLSGYLPGESRYAAITKSPLTGGFLDSYAGGSFPDALVGALGPSIGLLVTGRADEPVRLVVEDGTATVEPADAWGEDTLETAAAFPDASVACIGPAGERRVASATIASDEGDHHAGRGGAGAVMGSKRLKAVVARGEPPEGLADLREAYAERYRDAETGRWLEASGTAETVDFANEIGALSTRGWEDGRFEGTDGIGIAAVRERMTGREYDGGDSNDDSAGEPGGFRVETDDGDYVPRGATAMSLGAGLGIDEFDAVAELGRTCDRLGIDLISAGSAVAWAIKAADADLLERSISFGDPDAARELLEEIAARDTPVGDALADGVDAAAERFGGDDLVPTVKAMALPAYDPRGARSMALAYATSDRGACHRRARPIEREAFDGRWSPDRAAAAVIEEQNRRSALWCLIADDFVGEAFDDLGAEWLDAVGLETAGGPLTVGERVWTLTRLFNVREGLGRAADELPAPLREPLESGPNAGSAVDDEWFETARERYYRKRGWGPDGRPTRATVERFGLADAVADDSLLADPR; encoded by the coding sequence GTGGCACTCGCTACTCCCGACCGACTCCTCCGGGTCGATCTCTCGGCGGAGTCGGTCGAACGCGTCCCCGTCCCGGAGCCGTGGCTCCGCCGGTACGTCGGCGGGAAGGGGCTGGGCGCTCGATACCTCTACGCGGAACTCGAGGCGGGGACCGATCCGCTCGGGCCGGCGAACGCCCTCCTGTTCATGCTCGGCCCGCTCTCGGGCTACCTGCCCGGCGAGTCGCGATACGCCGCCATCACGAAATCGCCGCTGACCGGCGGCTTCCTCGATTCCTATGCCGGCGGCTCGTTTCCGGACGCGCTCGTCGGCGCGCTCGGTCCCAGTATCGGACTGCTCGTCACGGGGCGGGCGGACGAACCCGTCCGTCTCGTCGTCGAGGACGGGACGGCGACCGTCGAACCCGCCGACGCGTGGGGCGAGGACACCCTCGAGACGGCCGCGGCGTTCCCCGACGCGTCGGTCGCCTGCATCGGCCCGGCGGGCGAACGGCGGGTCGCCTCCGCGACGATCGCCTCCGACGAGGGGGACCACCACGCGGGCAGGGGCGGTGCCGGCGCCGTGATGGGCTCGAAGCGGTTGAAGGCCGTCGTCGCGCGGGGGGAGCCGCCCGAGGGACTTGCGGACCTGCGCGAGGCGTACGCCGAGCGGTACCGCGACGCCGAGACCGGACGGTGGCTCGAGGCGAGCGGGACGGCCGAAACCGTCGATTTCGCGAACGAGATCGGCGCGCTCTCGACCCGCGGCTGGGAGGACGGCCGGTTCGAGGGAACCGACGGGATCGGCATCGCTGCGGTCAGGGAGCGAATGACCGGGCGAGAGTACGACGGCGGCGACAGTAATGACGACAGCGCCGGCGAGCCCGGCGGCTTCCGCGTCGAGACCGACGACGGCGACTACGTCCCGCGCGGGGCCACCGCGATGTCGCTGGGCGCGGGGCTTGGCATCGACGAGTTCGACGCCGTCGCGGAACTCGGCCGCACCTGCGACCGGCTCGGCATCGACCTCATCAGCGCCGGCAGCGCGGTCGCGTGGGCGATCAAGGCCGCCGACGCGGACCTGCTCGAGCGCTCGATCTCCTTCGGCGACCCCGACGCTGCTCGGGAGTTGCTCGAGGAAATCGCCGCGCGGGACACGCCGGTCGGCGACGCGCTCGCAGACGGCGTCGACGCGGCGGCGGAACGGTTCGGCGGGGACGACCTCGTCCCGACGGTCAAGGCGATGGCGCTGCCGGCGTACGATCCGCGCGGCGCACGGAGCATGGCGCTCGCGTACGCCACCAGCGACCGCGGGGCCTGTCACCGCCGAGCCCGCCCGATCGAGCGGGAGGCGTTCGACGGGCGGTGGAGTCCCGACCGCGCGGCGGCGGCCGTCATCGAGGAGCAGAACCGGCGCTCGGCCCTCTGGTGTCTCATCGCGGACGATTTCGTCGGCGAGGCGTTCGACGACCTCGGCGCGGAGTGGTTGGACGCGGTCGGACTCGAGACGGCGGGCGGCCCCCTGACTGTCGGAGAACGGGTCTGGACCCTGACTCGCCTGTTCAACGTCCGGGAGGGGCTGGGGCGGGCAGCTGACGAACTGCCCGCACCTCTCCGCGAGCCCCTCGAGTCGGGGCCCAACGCCGGATCGGCCGTCGACGACGAGTGGTTCGAGACGGCCCGCGAGCGCTACTATCGGAAGCGAGGCTGGGGACCCGACGGCCGGCCGACTCGAGCGACCGTCGAGCGCTTCGGACTCGCCGACGCGGTCGCGGACGACTCGCTCCTCGCGGACCCGCGCTGA